The Asticcacaulis excentricus genome has a segment encoding these proteins:
- a CDS encoding DUF192 domain-containing protein, which produces MIKKVKWLPLFLLLAACQPKPPEREALQVLSGGATHAFQVEIADDEQERETGLMNRDNLPAGQGMLFLFPDARERAFWMKNTHIPLDILYISKSGEVISIQKNTMPMNETPLHSFGPAAAVLEINGGQADALGIKPGDRITHRFFEGKGPMPQ; this is translated from the coding sequence ATGATCAAGAAAGTAAAATGGCTCCCGCTTTTTCTGCTTCTGGCGGCCTGTCAGCCGAAACCGCCGGAGCGCGAAGCGCTTCAGGTTCTATCGGGCGGTGCCACCCATGCGTTTCAGGTGGAAATCGCGGATGACGAACAGGAACGCGAAACCGGGCTGATGAACCGCGATAACCTGCCGGCCGGGCAGGGGATGCTGTTCCTGTTTCCGGATGCTCGCGAACGCGCCTTCTGGATGAAGAATACGCACATACCGCTTGATATTCTTTATATTTCCAAGTCAGGCGAGGTGATTTCCATTCAGAAAAACACGATGCCAATGAACGAAACGCCGCTGCATTCGTTCGGCCCGGCGGCGGCGGTTCTGGAAATCAATGGCGGTCAGGCAGATGCCTTGGGGATCAAGCCGGGCGACCGCATTACGCACCGCTTCTTCGAAGGCAAGGGGCCGATGCCGCAATAG
- a CDS encoding L,D-transpeptidase family protein: MNGKRGFLLVIAIVVLCGSLWAVKPWESGAADLQQVRKERLSHIRASLTQNDLQLGQPILVRIFKETDELELWVKSGTKYQLYKTFRICSWSGALGPKQKEGDGQSPEGFYSVSRAQMKPDSQYHLAFNLGYPNAFDRANGRTGSYLMVHGKCASIGCYAMTDKGIEEIWLIADEALKGGQTAFQVHVYPFRMTDANIKRHMGSQWLGFWTDLKAGYDRFEQNHADLNVTVVHKRYRVAP, from the coding sequence ATGAACGGAAAGCGTGGGTTTTTACTGGTCATAGCCATCGTTGTACTTTGCGGCTCGCTTTGGGCCGTCAAGCCTTGGGAGTCGGGCGCGGCAGACCTTCAACAGGTACGCAAAGAGCGACTGAGCCATATCCGGGCGTCCTTGACTCAAAACGACCTGCAACTGGGCCAGCCCATACTCGTCCGCATCTTCAAGGAAACGGATGAACTGGAGCTTTGGGTCAAGTCGGGGACAAAATACCAACTCTACAAAACCTTTCGGATCTGTAGCTGGTCCGGTGCTCTCGGTCCCAAACAGAAAGAAGGGGATGGGCAGTCACCCGAAGGCTTTTATAGCGTCTCACGTGCGCAGATGAAACCCGATAGCCAATACCATCTGGCTTTCAACCTCGGCTATCCGAATGCTTTTGATCGAGCCAACGGCCGAACCGGCAGTTATCTGATGGTCCACGGCAAATGTGCCTCAATCGGCTGTTATGCCATGACTGATAAAGGGATTGAGGAAATCTGGTTGATAGCTGATGAGGCCTTGAAAGGGGGGCAGACCGCCTTTCAGGTGCACGTTTATCCATTCCGCATGACCGACGCGAATATAAAACGCCATATGGGTTCGCAGTGGTTGGGCTTCTGGACGGACCTGAAAGCGGGTTATGACCGGTTTGAGCAAAATCACGCCGACCTAAATGTTACGGTCGTCCATAAAAGATACAGGGTCGCCCCATGA
- a CDS encoding DUF2842 domain-containing protein, producing the protein MSEDATKGLSLPVRRVIACIGIVVFLAVYVVIVSSIGERLPDNDWVHLLYYGLSGILWGIPVLPIISWSENYKGRKR; encoded by the coding sequence ATGAGCGAAGATGCGACAAAGGGTCTCAGCTTGCCGGTGCGCCGCGTCATCGCCTGTATCGGCATTGTGGTGTTTCTGGCCGTCTATGTGGTGATCGTTTCCAGCATTGGCGAAAGGCTGCCCGACAACGATTGGGTGCACCTGCTGTATTACGGCCTGTCCGGCATACTGTGGGGGATTCCGGTGCTGCCGATCATAAGCTGGTCGGAAAACTACAAAGGCCGGAAGCGCTAA
- a CDS encoding transglycosylase — protein sequence MGVQDWILAGMTGFIVGWIANNLTRSRYSAIINMFVGIFGAILMTFFIHILDIYPDRFYTTLRAAGAGSAGLLALFHLTRAIEKVNVKK from the coding sequence ATGGGTGTTCAGGACTGGATTCTGGCCGGTATGACGGGGTTCATCGTCGGTTGGATCGCCAACAACCTGACCAGGAGCCGCTATAGCGCCATCATCAATATGTTTGTGGGCATTTTCGGGGCGATCCTGATGACGTTTTTCATCCATATTCTCGATATTTATCCGGATCGCTTCTACACAACGCTCCGAGCCGCCGGCGCGGGCTCGGCCGGTCTTCTGGCGCTGTTTCACCTGACGCGCGCCATCGAAAAAGTGAACGTCAAGAAGTGA
- a CDS encoding COX15/CtaA family protein, translating into MVVLIVMVGGATRLTGSGLSITEWKPIHGVVPPLNDAQWAEEFTKYQQIPQYKQVNANMSVEQFKFIFWWEWGHRLLGRLIGAAVLIPFIVFLFMQAIPQRLIWRCALLVGLVGVQGTIGWWMVHSGLANRIDVAPERLMTHLSLALVIMIFAIWTANEALHGQSRGHGAPGGWVAAVAGLFGLTFLQSMLGALVAGNDAGLVYNDWPLMGGRIVPFVDYSKGLWHVFVHDQGMVQVLHRFNAYILLLYATALVLWLWRRCLDDGMRLIAAAFGVLVWCQAALGVATLWTNVHIAFGLLHQLGAVGLLILATLLLWKVARADRDFRRRNF; encoded by the coding sequence ATGGTCGTGCTGATCGTTATGGTCGGTGGCGCCACCCGCCTGACCGGCTCAGGCCTGTCGATCACCGAATGGAAGCCCATCCACGGCGTAGTGCCGCCGCTGAATGACGCCCAATGGGCCGAAGAATTCACCAAGTACCAGCAGATACCGCAGTACAAGCAGGTGAATGCGAACATGTCCGTGGAGCAGTTCAAATTCATCTTCTGGTGGGAGTGGGGTCATCGCCTGCTGGGTCGCCTGATTGGTGCCGCGGTCCTGATCCCCTTTATTGTCTTCCTGTTTATGCAGGCCATTCCGCAGCGCCTGATCTGGCGCTGCGCCTTACTCGTCGGGCTGGTCGGCGTGCAGGGGACGATTGGCTGGTGGATGGTGCATTCGGGGCTGGCCAACCGCATCGACGTCGCCCCCGAACGCCTGATGACACACCTCAGTCTGGCCCTGGTCATTATGATCTTTGCCATATGGACGGCCAACGAAGCCCTTCACGGCCAATCGCGCGGGCATGGCGCGCCCGGTGGATGGGTCGCCGCCGTCGCCGGTCTCTTTGGCCTGACCTTCCTGCAATCCATGCTGGGCGCGCTGGTCGCCGGTAACGATGCCGGGCTGGTCTATAATGACTGGCCGCTGATGGGCGGGCGCATCGTGCCCTTTGTCGATTACTCCAAAGGCCTGTGGCACGTGTTCGTCCACGATCAGGGCATGGTGCAGGTCCTGCACCGCTTCAATGCCTATATCCTGCTGCTCTACGCCACGGCTCTGGTCCTGTGGCTGTGGCGGCGCTGCCTCGATGACGGTATGCGCCTGATCGCCGCCGCCTTCGGTGTGCTGGTCTGGTGTCAGGCCGCCCTCGGCGTCGCGACCCTGTGGACCAATGTGCACATTGCCTTCGGCCTTCTGCATCAGTTGGGCGCCGTCGGGCTGCTCATTCTGGCCACCCTGCTGCTGTGGAAGGTCGCCCGCGCCGATCGCGACTTCCGCCGGCGGAATTTCTAG
- a CDS encoding alkaline phosphatase PhoX produces MSLSRRTLLSSSLATSAAFTGMALWISKAAAAHRLTENAPDTYVNQIEGYGPLVKDPNGIADLPSGFSYRIFSRQGETMSDGLIVPGKHDGMACFPHGPDTVLLVRNHEIKHSLSKMGPFGAQNELFGKVEAAKVYDFAPDGRPLHGGTTTLVYNIKEQKLVSHHLSLVGTSTNCAGGPTPWGSWLTCEESSQKAPNGVGKDHGYVFEVPARADGLVKAEPIKAMGRFEHEAVAVDPKTGIVYLTEDAGDSAFYRFIPKVPGKLLEGGKLQALVIKGKPHALTDNKTAIFWQQGDWFESEWVDLDEVESPNNDLRTRAHAKGAAQFAREEGIFFGEGELYFTCTSGGPGENGQIMRYVPSPHEGTPQEARAPGRIQLFAEPNNDLLFDYVDNIVVSPRGQLFACEDRYSDTLKNHLKIITREGKVTTFARNAEPTNSEWAGVCFSPDGSTMFVNLQNPGWTLAITGPWDRFSTEAVKR; encoded by the coding sequence ATGTCGCTGTCCCGCCGCACCCTCCTCTCTTCGTCTCTGGCCACCTCTGCGGCCTTTACCGGCATGGCGCTGTGGATCAGCAAGGCCGCCGCGGCCCACCGCCTGACCGAAAATGCGCCCGACACCTATGTCAATCAAATCGAAGGCTATGGCCCGCTGGTGAAGGACCCCAACGGTATCGCCGACCTGCCCTCTGGCTTCTCCTACCGCATCTTCTCGCGTCAGGGCGAAACCATGAGCGACGGCCTGATCGTGCCGGGTAAGCACGATGGCATGGCCTGTTTCCCGCACGGCCCGGACACGGTGCTGCTGGTGCGTAACCACGAAATCAAGCACAGCCTCAGCAAGATGGGCCCGTTCGGCGCGCAGAACGAACTGTTCGGCAAGGTTGAGGCGGCCAAGGTCTATGACTTCGCCCCCGACGGTCGCCCGCTGCACGGCGGCACGACCACGCTGGTCTATAATATCAAGGAACAGAAGCTGGTCAGCCATCACCTGTCGCTGGTTGGCACCTCGACCAACTGCGCGGGCGGCCCGACGCCTTGGGGCTCGTGGCTGACCTGCGAGGAAAGCTCGCAAAAGGCCCCCAACGGCGTTGGCAAGGACCACGGCTACGTCTTCGAAGTGCCGGCGCGCGCCGATGGCCTCGTCAAGGCCGAACCGATCAAGGCGATGGGCCGCTTCGAGCACGAGGCCGTGGCCGTCGATCCCAAGACCGGCATCGTCTATCTGACCGAAGACGCTGGGGACTCGGCCTTCTATCGCTTCATCCCCAAGGTGCCGGGCAAGCTTCTGGAAGGCGGCAAGTTGCAGGCGCTGGTCATCAAGGGCAAGCCGCACGCCCTGACCGATAATAAGACCGCCATCTTCTGGCAGCAGGGGGACTGGTTCGAAAGCGAATGGGTCGATCTCGACGAGGTCGAAAGCCCCAATAACGATCTGCGCACCCGCGCCCACGCCAAGGGCGCGGCCCAGTTCGCGCGCGAAGAAGGCATCTTCTTCGGCGAGGGCGAGCTTTACTTCACCTGCACCTCCGGCGGTCCCGGTGAAAACGGCCAGATCATGCGCTATGTGCCCAGCCCCCACGAAGGCACGCCTCAGGAGGCCCGCGCCCCCGGCCGTATCCAGCTCTTTGCCGAGCCGAACAACGACCTGCTGTTCGACTATGTGGACAATATCGTCGTCTCGCCGCGCGGTCAGCTCTTTGCCTGCGAAGACCGCTATTCCGACACGCTGAAAAACCACCTGAAGATCATCACCCGCGAGGGCAAGGTCACCACCTTCGCCCGCAATGCCGAACCGACCAATTCAGAATGGGCCGGGGTGTGCTTCTCGCCCGACGGCTCAACCATGTTCGTCAACCTGCAAAACCCCGGCTGGACGCTGGCCATCACCGGCCCGTGGGATCGGTTCAGCACGGAAGCCGTCAAGAGGTAA
- the rplM gene encoding 50S ribosomal protein L13 translates to MLTSATAALKPANVEKKWIVIDAQDAVVGRLASFIAMRLRGKHKPDYTPHVDSGDYVIVINADKVHYTGKKLTDKIFYWHTGHPGGVKQRTMGQILSGKYPERVLTKAVERMLPKESPLARAQMTHLRVYAGSEHPHEAQSPEVIDFKALSRKNVRSV, encoded by the coding sequence ATGCTTACCTCTGCGACCGCGGCGCTCAAGCCCGCCAATGTCGAGAAGAAGTGGATCGTGATTGACGCCCAGGACGCCGTTGTCGGCCGTCTGGCTTCCTTCATCGCCATGCGTCTTCGCGGCAAACACAAGCCGGACTATACGCCGCACGTCGATTCCGGCGACTACGTCATCGTCATCAATGCCGACAAGGTGCACTACACCGGCAAGAAGCTGACGGACAAGATCTTCTACTGGCACACCGGTCACCCCGGCGGCGTCAAGCAGCGCACCATGGGTCAGATCCTCAGCGGCAAGTACCCTGAGCGCGTCCTGACCAAGGCGGTTGAGCGTATGCTGCCCAAGGAATCGCCGCTGGCCCGCGCCCAAATGACCCACCTGCGTGTCTACGCCGGTTCGGAGCACCCCCACGAAGCTCAATCGCCGGAAGTCATCGACTTCAAGGCCCTGAGCCGCAAGAACGTCCGGAGCGTCTAA
- the rpsI gene encoding 30S ribosomal protein S9: MSEVQAQGLEALASLSSNPENAPVERVQQLDKYGRAYATGKRKNAVARVWIKPGSGKWIINDRAQEVYFARPVLRMMIAQPLNLTDRASQFDVIVSVHGSGLSGQAGAIRHGLSKALTYYEPALRPALKAAGFLTRDSRVVERKKYGRAKARRSFQFSKR, encoded by the coding sequence ATGTCTGAAGTTCAAGCTCAAGGCCTCGAAGCCCTCGCTTCCCTGTCGTCGAACCCTGAAAATGCGCCGGTTGAGCGCGTTCAGCAACTCGACAAGTACGGCCGCGCCTATGCCACCGGCAAGCGTAAGAACGCCGTCGCCCGCGTCTGGATCAAGCCGGGTTCGGGCAAGTGGATCATCAATGACCGCGCGCAGGAAGTCTATTTCGCGCGTCCGGTTCTGCGCATGATGATCGCTCAGCCGCTGAACCTGACCGACCGTGCGTCGCAATTCGACGTCATCGTCTCGGTCCACGGTTCGGGTCTGTCGGGTCAGGCCGGCGCCATCCGTCACGGCCTGTCGAAGGCTCTGACCTATTATGAGCCCGCCCTGCGCCCGGCGCTGAAGGCGGCTGGCTTCCTGACGCGCGACTCGCGTGTCGTCGAGCGTAAGAAGTACGGCCGCGCCAAGGCTCGTCGTTCCTTCCAGTTCTCGAAGCGTTAA